A region of Vitis vinifera cultivar Pinot Noir 40024 chromosome 13, ASM3070453v1 DNA encodes the following proteins:
- the LOC100259911 gene encoding uncharacterized protein LOC100259911: MGTRAVSWLPWLILLFITASVSATPSKKIPRLGVLRGSSLSVLEGSSSLRTVSVNLSENFQTFFYPQTLDHFNYRPESYTTFQHRYMVNFNYWGGARSAAQIFVYLGEESDLDKDINSIGFLVDNGARFGALLVYIEHRYYGKSNPFGSMQKSLQNASRRGYFNSGQALADYAEVIINLKKNLSADSSPVIVVGGSYGGLLAAWFRLKYPHVALGALASSAPILYFDDITPQDGYYSLVTKDFRDFSESCYNTIKDSWAEIDKAAAEANGLLNLSKKFRTCKPLESASQLKDYLETMYSIAAQYDRPPMYPVTVVCNGIDGGLQGTDILDRIFSGIVASRGNKSCYDMGQSSFPSETEEGWNWQVCSELVIPIGRGSNDTMFPAAPFDFKEYADSCKYSYGVTPRPHWITSYYGGHNIKLILKRFGSNIIFSNGLRDPYSSGGVLEDISHSIIAVHTPRGSHCLDILPSTEDDPNWLVLQRNVEIEIIHGWLLKYYEDLLQSN; the protein is encoded by the exons ATGGGCACCAGAGCTGTGAGTTGGCTTCCATGGCTGATTCTTCTCTTCATCACAGCATCTGTTTCTGCTACACCGTCCAAGAAGATACCCAGGCTCGGTGTGCTTCGAGGATCCAGCCTCAGCGTGCTTGAAGGATCCTCCAGCCTGAGAACCGTTAGTGTAAATCTTTCTGAAAATTTTCAGACTTTCTTTTACCCGCAAACATTGGATCACTTCAACTACCGTCCAGAAAGCTACACCACCTTCCAGCACAGATACATGGTGAATTTCAATTACTGGGGTGGTGCCCGTAGTGCTGCTCAGATCTTTGTTTATCTTGGTGAGGAATCAGACCTGGACAAGGATATCAATTCAATTGGGTTCCTCGTTGACAACGGTGCTCGGTTCGGCGCTCTATTGGTTTATATTGAG CATCGCTACTATGGAAAGTCGAACCCATTTGGATCAATGCAAAAATCGTTACAAAATGCTAGCCGACGTGGGTACTTCAACTCGGGTCAAGCTCTGGCAGATTATGCAGAGGTGATTATAAACCTTAAGAAAAATTTGTCGGCAGACTCTTCTCCGGTGATCGTTGTCGGAGGATCTTATGGTGGAC TGCTGGCTGCATGGTTTCGGCTGAAGTACCCACATGTTGCCCTTGGTGCATTAGCCTCATCAGCCCCAATTCTATACTTTGATGATATTACACCACAAGATGGATATTATTCTCTTGTTACCAAGGATTTTAGG GACTTCAGTGAAAGTTGCTACAATACCATTAAGGATTCATGGGCTGAAATTGATAAAGCAGCTGCTGAGGCCAATGGTCTTTTAAATCTTAGCAAAAAATTCAGAACCTGCAA ACCATTAGAGAGTGCTTCCCAGCTGAAGGATTACTTGGAGACCATGTATAGTATAGCTGCCCAGTATGATAGACCTCCAATGTATCCGGTAACCGTTGTTTGTAATGGCATTGATGGAGGATTGCAAGGAACCGATATCCTTGACCGAATATTTTCTGGAATTGTTGCTTCGAGAGGTAACAAATCTTGCTATGATATGGGGCAATCAAGTTTTCCATCAGAAACAGAAGAAGGTTGGAATTGGCAG GTTTGTAGTGAACTTGTAATACCAATTGGTCGAGGGAGCAATGACACTATGTTCCCAGCTGCACCCTTTGATTTCAAAGAATATGCCGATTCTTGCAAGTATTCCTATGGAGTGACCCCTAGACCCCATTGGATCACCAGTTATTATGGTGGACAT AATATTAAACTAATTCTCAAGAGATTCGGTAGCAACATCATCTTCTCCAACGGTCTTCGAGATCCTTATAGCAGTGGAGg GGTGCTGGAAGACATATCACACAGTATCATAGCAGTCCATACACCTAGAG GATCTCATTGCTTGGACATACTGCCTTCGACGGAGGATGATCCAAACTGGCTAGTCCTTCAACGTAATGTAGAAATAGAGATCATCCATGGATGGcttctaaaatattatgaagATCTGCTTCAAAGTAACTGA